The segment ACAATTGCCGCGATTTAAAGGATTATCCACAATGTTTATTATAATGTGCATAACCCTGTGGATAACTTGAACATCTGTACAAGAGCCGGACCGTTAACCCTTGACGGAACCGGCCAGAATGCCCTTGATAAAGTAACGTCCGAAGAAAAGATAGACCAGCAGGGTCGGCAGCGCTGTCAGCAGAGCACCGCTCATCTGCACGTTCCATTCGACGACCTGACTGCCGGCCAGGTTGTCCAGAGCCACCGTTATCGGCTGCTGGCCGGGCTCGGGCGTGATGGTTAACGCAAAGAGAAATTCGTTCCAGATCTGGGTGAACTGCCAGATAATCACCACCACGAAGGCCGGTATGGAAATGGGAAAGAAAACTTTGCTGTATACTTTAAATAACCCGGCCCCGTCGACCTTGGCTGCCTCTGTCAGACTGCTGGGAACGTCAGCGTAATAATTGCGGAATATCAGCGTGGTTATGGGAATGCCGTAAACCACATGGACGAATATCAACCCCTGCAGCGAACCATAAAGACCGATGTTCTGCAGGGTTCTAACCAGCGGTATGAGAATGCTCTGATAGGGGATAAACATGCCGAAAAGCAACAGGGCAAAAACTGTGTCCGAACCTTTAAATTTCCACTCGGATAGGATGTAACCGTTGAGCGAACCCAGAAATCCCGAGATGAGCGTGGCGGGAATAACCAGAATCAGACTGTTTCTGAGATGGGGTATGAGCTGATGATAGGCAGTGATGAAAGCCTCCAGGGTAAAATCCC is part of the Halarsenatibacter silvermanii genome and harbors:
- a CDS encoding carbohydrate ABC transporter permease: MEDYGKFKYLIYVVLFLFALFFLLPMYVLLATSLKSFEEVSRQAMWMLPRDFTLEAFITAYHQLIPHLRNSLILVIPATLISGFLGSLNGYILSEWKFKGSDTVFALLLFGMFIPYQSILIPLVRTLQNIGLYGSLQGLIFVHVVYGIPITTLIFRNYYADVPSSLTEAAKVDGAGLFKVYSKVFFPISIPAFVVVIIWQFTQIWNEFLFALTITPEPGQQPITVALDNLAGSQVVEWNVQMSGALLTALPTLLVYLFFGRYFIKGILAGSVKG